Within the Hyalangium gracile genome, the region GAAGCCGCCGAGCGCCTGCAGCCGCGCCGTCTGGTTCATCCCCGTGGAGAAGGCCGTGTACTGGCGGTTGGGTCCGAACAGGCCGCAGTTGGCGTGCGCCAGGTTCACGCCGACGGACACGCCCAGCCCGGCCAGCTGCACCCGCTTGCACAGCTCCATCACCTCGTCCCGGGCGCTGAGCGAGGCGGTGTACTTCTGGATCTCCAGCGCGGCGCGCAGCGTGGCCTCCGCGCGCTGGACGCGGCTCGTCTCGAAGAAGGGCGGGCCGAACAGGCCGATGACGCAGTCACCCACCATCTTGTCGAAGACGCCGCCGCACTCCCAGATGGCGTCCACGACGCGCGCGCTCCACTCGTCCACGAAGCGGCCGATGCTCTTGGGGCTGTCGAAGCCCTGCTCGCAGATGCGGGTGAAGCCGTTGATGTCCGCGAAGAGGATGCCCACCTCCTGGTCCTGCGGCCGCAGGTGGTTGGCGTAGGCGGGGTCCCTCAGCAGCTCGTCGATGGTGTTGCTGCGGAAGAACTGCGAGAGGTGGATGCGCTCGCGGTTGTAGTCCTGCAGGCGCTGGCTGAGACCGGAGGCCAGCAGCCGGACGATCTCCATCGTGTACGCGGAGAAGCCCTCGTCGCTCCAGAGGACGATCTTCCCCAGCTGCTCGCCGGAGGAGGTGCCCGAGATGAGCACCACCTCGGAGGTGCGGCCCCGCGCCTGGCCGAAGAGCTGACGCAGCGAGCCGTCCACGCGGTTGAGCAGATCCGGGCCGTGCTTCTGGATGAGGCGCTCCAGGTGGGGCCCGGGCCGCTCGGTGCTCTCGTACTCCAGGTGGCCGTGGCGCCAGGTGCGGTAGTGCAGCACCTGCGGGCGCACCGCGTCGCGGTACAGCAGCACGAAGCCGGGCAGCCGCACCCGCTGCGCCAGCGTCAGCACCGCCTGATCCATGCCCACCTCGAAGACGGGGTTGGACAGGTGGCGGTTGCACTGGACGATGAGGTGGTGCTTCTCCGCGGCGGTGTGGACGAGGCACAGCACCGTGTCGAGCAGCTCGGCCAGCGTCTCCAGGGTGCGGACGATGCGGGCGGACTCCACCACACCCGTGTGGTCCCCGGGGAAGAGCATCCCGATGGAGCCCACCCGCGTGCCCACCACGTCGAGCGGCTGGGTGACGAGCGTGTCACCCTCCAGGCGCCGCACCCCGATGGCCTCCTCCAGCAGCATGCCGGGGTGGCGCTCGCCCCAGGACCCCTCCGTCCAGGTCTGATCGGCCAGCTCCTCGTTACGGGTCGTGAGGGCGATGGCGCGCGCGCCCGTCATCTCGAGGATGCGCGGAAAGCACCGGTCGAACGTCTGCTCGAGACTCTCGCGCTCCTTGAGGCTCTCCTCGACCAGTTCATCCAGCGCGCGGTGGAGGTGGCGAAGCGACCGGAGCTCCTCCAGGGAGGGATCCGCGGGCAGCGCGTACGACGCTTTCATGGGCCCAGGTTGTACAGCCCTTCCGGCCCCGCTGTCACAGCCCTCCCCCTGAAAGGCGGGGGACGTGCTTCTGGCCGCCCACCACCTGGCCCTCCGACACATCGATGACCCAGTACCCCTCGTCTCCCGCCAGGGTGGAGGAGCCTGCTCCGAAGATGTGGGGGCGCTCGGGCGTGGCCGGGTGGTGGTAGCGGTGGTGGATGTGACCATGCAGGACGGCATGGCGGGGCCCCGGCAGGAGCCGACAGAGCGCCTGGGCGTCCTTGAGCCCGTGGATCCACCTGTCCTCGCGTCCACGATGCGTCAGGGGCGCATGGTGGACCACCACGAGCACGGCCCGGCCGGCCAGCCTCGGGTCCTGCACCAGCGCCGCCAGCCCCTCGAGCTGCGCGGGGCCGACGAGGCCATTGGAGATGCCAGGCACGAAGGGCACCCGAGCGGACTTGAGGCCCACGACGGCGGCCTCCCGGCCCACCAGCCGGACGAAGGGGAAGCCGTCCTCCCGGCAGTGCTCGGGCAGGTCGCTCTCCAGGAGGTGACCGAAGTAGCGCTCGAAGCGCCTGCTGCGGTGGCTGCCCGGCGTGTAGACGTCATGGTTGCCGGGGATGACGGTGCAGCGGCTCCGGTCCTCGACCAGCTCGCCGAGCGCCGCCCGAGCCCCCTCGAACTCGCTGCCCAGGGCATAGGCCGTGAGGTCCCCGGAGAGGATGAAGTGGTCGGCCTGGTGCTCCCGGGCCTCGCGGGCGATGGCGGCGAGCGTCTCTGGAGCGCGCCGGTATGCCCTGGCCCGGCCCCCGACCGTCAGCTCCGCGAAGGCCAGCCAGCGGCGCCAGCCGAGCCGGAAGAACGACTGCGCGAAGTAGTCGGCGGTGATGTGGACGTCGGAGCAGTGGACGAAGCGCATGGCGAGCCCCGGGCGGGAACGGTCCGCGGTAGGGGGACATTCTCGCCGAGCCGCCGGGCGTGGGAAGCAGCTTCGACAGGAGGCCCCACCAAAAGAGCGCTGTCTCACGCTCGACTGGCCCGCCCGGGCGGAGTACGAGTTCTCCGATTGCTCCCGATGGCTCACCTGTCCGGTCCCATGACGCGAACCGTGCTCCTCCTCAGCCTGCTGCTGTGCACCGTCAGCGGCGCCCAGCAGGCCCCCAGACGTGTGGCCGTGCTCCCCTTCCAGGCCAGCTCGGGAGACGTACCCGGACGGGCAGGCCCCCGCGTGACGCAGCGGCTCGTCACCGAGGTGCGTGGCGTCGAGGGCCTGGAGCTGGCGGAAGCGCCCGCGACGGAGCCGCCTCCGGATGCGCTCGCCCAGGCGCGCGAGGCCGTGAAGGACGCACGGGCCCGGTGGCAGAAGCGTGACCTGGCGGGCGCGGACGCGTCGATCGGCCAGGCGCTGGACGCCTATGCCACCGTGGCGGCGGCGCTCCCGAGCGGGAACGAACTGGCGGACGCCTATGCCCTGCGCTCCGCGGTGCGCTACTCCCAGGGGCGCGACGAGGAAGCCGCTCGCGCGCTCGGCTTCGCGCTGACGCTCTCTCCGAGGCGCGCCCTGCCGCTGGCCAGCTCCTCTCCCCTCTTCGCTCGCACGGTGGAGCGCGCGCAGGCGGCCCTCCGGGAGCAGCCTCGTGGCACCGTGCGCTTCGTCTCCGTGCCTCCCGGTATCCCGGTGACGCTCGACGGCCATGCCGTGGAGAACACGCCGGTCCGGGTGGCGGAGGTCCCTCCTGGAGGCCACCTGTGGCGCGCGGTGCTGCCCTCGGGAGAGACCACGGGTGGGGTTGTCGAGGTGCTGAGCGGCAAGGAGGTCGAAGTGAAGGTGCGTCCTCCAGGCGACGGCGCGGAGGCGACAGTCTCCTCGGCCCTCGCCGGCAATCGCCTGGACGCGGCGGCGGTGGAGGCGGCCAAGGCGCTCGGCCAGACGCTGCGCGCGGAGCTCGTCTTGTTCGGCACGGTGTCTCAGGCAGGCTCGGGCCTCGCCCTCGACATCTTCGTCCTGGCTCCGGAGGCCAAGGCGCCGCGGCGGGTGCCCCGCATCTCGCTGGACGCGGATCTGCTCGACGCTGGCCCGCCGCTGCGAGAGCTGGCCTCCACGCTCGCCGCTCGTGGCTCGCAGGCAGGTGAGGCCGTCTCGCTCCCCGCCACACCTTCCGCCGGAGCCGGCCCGGCTCCGCGCCTGGCGCAGGTGAAGTACCCGGTCGAGGAGAAGCCCGTGAGCGCTCCGAAGCCGGTGGCGCCCACCCCCGACCGCGCTCCCCTCGCTCCCAGGAAGCCCCTCGTCCGCCCATGAGCTTTCGTGGTCGCTTCGCGCCCAGCCCCACCGGGCGCCTCCACCTCGGCAATGCCCGCAGCGCGCTGCTCGGGTGGCTCCAGGCCCGCGCCGCGGGAGGCCAGTTCCTCCTGCGCGTGGAGGACCTGGACCGCGCTCGCTGCCGCCCCCAGTACGTCGATGACCTGATGCGCGACCTGGAGTGGCTGGGCCTCACCTGGGATGAGCCGCTCCTCTTCCAGAGTGCTCGCGATGACGTGTACCGGGACGCCCAGGCCCGGCTGGAGCGGGCGGGCCTCGTCTATCCCTGCTTCTGCACCCGAGCGGAGATCGCCCGCGCGGCCAGCGCCCCTCATGGATTGAGCGACGAGGGGCCACGCTACCCGGGCACCTGCTCCCGCCTCACCGCCGCTGAGATCTCCGAGCGCTCCCGCACGCGCGCTCCCGCCTGGCGCTTCCGTGCCTGGCCCGGCGAGGTGCGCTTCGTGGACGGGCTGCAGGGCCCGTACGCCCAGGACGTGGAGACCGTGGTGGGAGACTTCGTGGTGCGCCGCAATGACGGCGTGGCCAGCTACCAGCTCGCGGTGGTGGTGGACGACGCCGCCACGGCCATCACCCACGTGCTGCGCGGGGAGGACCTGCTCAGCTCCACCCCTCGCCAGCTCCAGCTCTACGCGGCGCTCCAGCTGACCCCGCCCGAGTTCTTCCATGTGCCTCTGGTGCTGGGTGAGGACGGCAAGCGGCTCGCCAAGCGCGAGGGGGCGTTCGCCCTGGCGGAGCTCAGGGAGCGGGGTCTGCCAGCCGAGCGCGTCCTCGGCCTGCTTGCCGCCTGGAGCGGGCTCGGAGATGGGAGCCCCACCTCCCTGGAGGAGCTGGTCCGCCGCTTCCGCCCCGAGGCGCTGCCCCGGACTCCGGTGGTGGCCCAGGAGCGGACGCTCGTCACCGCGCTTGGGTTGGACTGAGCCCGCCCTGACTCCATGCCCATCTTTGCCCATGAGACGGAGCTCACCGCTCGATTGAGTGAGCCTTTGCACGCGAGGCAGACATGGCGGAGATCGTGGAGAAGTCACGGGTCGAGGCAATCCCCGGCATCCCATTCAAGCTGAGCTGGGGCGCCATCCTCGGAGGAACCTTCGTCGCGCTGGGAGTCTGGATCCTCCTGTACTCACTGGGCCTGGCGCTGGGGCTGTCCTCGGTGGACCCAGGCAACCCGGGGAGCGCGCGCTCGGCCGGCATCGGCACCGGCATCTGGTCGCTCATCGCGCCGCTCATCGCGCTCTTCATCGGCGGCCTGGTGGCGTCTCGGACGGCGGGCGTGGTGGACAAGATGGGGGGGGCGATGCATGGCGCGGTGCTCTGGGGCCTCACCACGCTGGTGGGCGTCATCCTGATGGGCATGGCCATCTCGTCGCTGCTGGGCGCGGTGTTCAACGTGGGCAAGAGCGCGGTGAGCGCCACGGGAGCGGCCATCAGCGGAGCCGCCTCGCAGGGAGACCAGGTGGGGAATATCGCCCGCTCGTTCGGCATCGACGCGAATGACGCGCTCGCGCCCATCAACCAGCGGCTGCAGCAGCAGGGCCAGCCCGCCATCACCGCGGACCAGCTCCAGGCGGCCACCAAGGACGTCATCGGCACCGCCCTCCAGCAGGGCCGGCTGGACCGCGACCTGCTGGTGAGCTCCATCGCCGAGAACACGGCGCTCACGCGCCAGGACGCGCAGGAGGTCGCCGGCCGCATCGAGGCCCAGTGGAACCAGGCGCAGGGCCAGGTGGGTCAGGTCGCGCAGCAGGTCCAGCAGGGAGCGCTCCAGGCCGCGGACACCACGGGCCGCGTCTTCTGGGGCGTGTTCTTCGCGCTCCTGCTCGGGCTCATCTCCTCGATCCTCGGCGCCACGCTGGGAGTGAGCAAGCGGCAGCGCTTCTTCGCGGGCGGCAAGGTCATCCCGGCGGTGGGCCCGCGCCGCGAGGTGTATCCCTAGGCCGGCCGGGGAGAGTGCACCAGCGGCAGGCTGACGGTGAAGGTGGAGCCGCTGCCCGGTGCGCTTCGAGCGACGATGGTGCCTCCGTGGCGCTCGGCGATCTTGCGGCAGATCGCCAGCCCCAGCCCCGTGCCCTCGTACTTGCCGCGCCCGTGCAGGCGCTGGAACAGGGCGAAGATCTTCTCCGCGTGCTTCTCCTCGAAGCCGATGCCGTTGTCCCGCACCTGGAGCTCGCAGCGCCGCGTCTCCGGGTTCTGCGTGGCCTCGATGGAGATGCGCGGCGGGGTGTCCTCCCGACGGAACTTGAGGGCGTTGCTCACCAGGTTCTGCAGGAGCTGCCGCATCTGGGTGGGATCTGCCTCCAGCGCGGGCAGCTCGCCCACCGTGACGGTGGCCTTCGACTGCTCGATGGCCACCTCCAGATCGCTCAGCACCTCGCGGGCGATGGTGCCCAGGTCCACCCGGGTGAAGGGCTGGGCCTTCGAGGTGACCCGCGCGAAGGCGAGCAGGTCGTCGATCAGCCGGCGCATGCGGGTCGCCGCGCTCTGCATGCGCTCCAGGTAGTCCATCGCCTCGGGGCTCAGCGCGCCGGCGGCCGAGCTCTTCAGCCGCTCGCCGAAGGACTGGATCTTCCGCAGCGGCTCCTGGAGATCATGCGAGGCGACGGAGGCGAAGCTCTCCAGCTCGCGGTTGGACTGCGCCAGCTCGCGGTTGGACTGCTCCAGCTGGAGCTGCGTCGTCTTCAGGCTGGTGACGTCGGTGGTGATCATCGTGAAGCCGACGATGCGCCCCGCGTCACGGATGGGCCCCACGCGCACCACGTACCACTGGGGTCCGGTCTCGGCGTAGGAGCCGATGTCGTATGCGTCCGGCACTCCCGTCTCGAGCACCTTGCGGAAGATGGCCCGGCACCGCTCGTGATCGGCCGGAAGAATGAAGTCGTAGACACTCCGCCCGAGCACCTGCTCGTACGTCAATCCAGGGATGGTGAAGTTGACGAAGCGGATCCGCTCGGAGGCATCGGCGGTCATCATCATGTTCTGCGACTGCTCGACCAGCGCCTCGATGCCGAACTTCTCCACCGAGGAGAGCCGGCGCGCCTCGAGCAACCCCGCGAGATCGTTGAGCGCCTGAGCCACCGGCCCCAGCGTCCCCGTCCCCACGCGGCACCTCACGTGGGGCTCGTTAGTCGCCAGCCGGGTGATGAACTGAAGCAGCTCCTCGGGGGTCGTCTCCGCCCCACCGCCCCCCGTCGCCTGGGTCTGGCTCGCATCACCCGAGGGGCTCTTCAGCGCTGTCTCCTGAGTCATCCTTGGCTCCTCTCGAAGACATCCCGTGAAGCGTCCCGCCCGGTGGCTCGGTGCCTCCCGAGCCATGTACACTGCGCATCAACATAACCTGCAAGCGAGGGGGCGGGCATGCTGCAGTGGGACCATCGGGCGGATGTCGTCGTCGTCGGAACCGGCGCTGCGGCGTGTGCGGCGGCCGCTGCGGCTGTGGACCGGGGAGCCTCGGTCGTCATGCTCGAGGCGGCGGACGCCCCCGGGGGCACCACCCGGCGCTCCGGCGGTGCCTACTGGATTCCCAACAACTCGCTCATGCGGGCGCACGGCTTCGGCGATCCGCGCGCGGATGCCCTCAAGCTGATGGCGCGCCTGGCGTATCCCTCTCTCTATGATCCGGCCCAGCCCCGGCTCGGGCTGCCGCGGCTCCAGTACGAGCTGCTCGCCACGTTCTACGATAACGCGTCGCCCGCCATCGATCGGCTGACGCAGCTGGGCGCGCTCGATCCCATCATCCTTCCCAACTACGGCTACTCGCCCAACCCGGTGACGGATCCGGACTACTTCGCGGAGCTGCCCGAGAACCGCGCGCCCTACGGACGCGTGCTCACGGCGAAGTCTCCCCCGGGATCCACCGAGTTCCCGGGCCTCTACCTCTCGGAGGGGATGCTGAGCCACCTGCGCGGCCGGGGCGTCCCCATCCTGCTGCGCTACCGGGTGACGGACGTGGTCTGCAACCGGCAGGGCGAGGTGATCGGCGTGCAGGCGGAGAACACCGGCCGCACGAAGTTCATCCGCGGGCGGCGAGGCGTCATCTTCGGCTCGGGAGGCTTCGCGCACGATCGGGACAAGATGCGCTCGTACCAGCGCGGTCCCATCTTCGGCAGCTGCAGCGTTCCCACGGGCACGGGCGCGTTCGTGGATATCGGCGCCCAGGCGGGAGCCGAGCTGGGCAACCTGGCCAACGGCTTCTACTACCAGGCCGCCCTCGAGGACGCCGCGGCCCACGAGGGCTACGTGGTCCGTCCGGACGCGCACGTGTTCTTCCCGTACGGGGACAGCACCCTCCTGGTGAACAAGTACGGCCACCGCGTGGTGAACGAGAAGTCCCCGTACCACGTGCGCACCCAGAGCCACTTCGACTGGCGCCAGACGGAGTACCCGAACCTGGTGCAGTTCATGATCTGGGACCAGTGGACGGCCAAC harbors:
- a CDS encoding adenylate/guanylate cyclase domain-containing protein, whose translation is MKASYALPADPSLEELRSLRHLHRALDELVEESLKERESLEQTFDRCFPRILEMTGARAIALTTRNEELADQTWTEGSWGERHPGMLLEEAIGVRRLEGDTLVTQPLDVVGTRVGSIGMLFPGDHTGVVESARIVRTLETLAELLDTVLCLVHTAAEKHHLIVQCNRHLSNPVFEVGMDQAVLTLAQRVRLPGFVLLYRDAVRPQVLHYRTWRHGHLEYESTERPGPHLERLIQKHGPDLLNRVDGSLRQLFGQARGRTSEVVLISGTSSGEQLGKIVLWSDEGFSAYTMEIVRLLASGLSQRLQDYNRERIHLSQFFRSNTIDELLRDPAYANHLRPQDQEVGILFADINGFTRICEQGFDSPKSIGRFVDEWSARVVDAIWECGGVFDKMVGDCVIGLFGPPFFETSRVQRAEATLRAALEIQKYTASLSARDEVMELCKRVQLAGLGVSVGVNLAHANCGLFGPNRQYTAFSTGMNQTARLQALGGFRETLLMESAREALSESQEPWVQGLRFSPLVETAVKNVGQPLRYYKLA
- a CDS encoding metallophosphoesterase family protein yields the protein MRFVHCSDVHITADYFAQSFFRLGWRRWLAFAELTVGGRARAYRRAPETLAAIAREAREHQADHFILSGDLTAYALGSEFEGARAALGELVEDRSRCTVIPGNHDVYTPGSHRSRRFERYFGHLLESDLPEHCREDGFPFVRLVGREAAVVGLKSARVPFVPGISNGLVGPAQLEGLAALVQDPRLAGRAVLVVVHHAPLTHRGREDRWIHGLKDAQALCRLLPGPRHAVLHGHIHHRYHHPATPERPHIFGAGSSTLAGDEGYWVIDVSEGQVVGGQKHVPRLSGGGL
- a CDS encoding PEGA domain-containing protein, producing MTRTVLLLSLLLCTVSGAQQAPRRVAVLPFQASSGDVPGRAGPRVTQRLVTEVRGVEGLELAEAPATEPPPDALAQAREAVKDARARWQKRDLAGADASIGQALDAYATVAAALPSGNELADAYALRSAVRYSQGRDEEAARALGFALTLSPRRALPLASSSPLFARTVERAQAALREQPRGTVRFVSVPPGIPVTLDGHAVENTPVRVAEVPPGGHLWRAVLPSGETTGGVVEVLSGKEVEVKVRPPGDGAEATVSSALAGNRLDAAAVEAAKALGQTLRAELVLFGTVSQAGSGLALDIFVLAPEAKAPRRVPRISLDADLLDAGPPLRELASTLAARGSQAGEAVSLPATPSAGAGPAPRLAQVKYPVEEKPVSAPKPVAPTPDRAPLAPRKPLVRP
- the gluQRS gene encoding tRNA glutamyl-Q(34) synthetase GluQRS — translated: MSFRGRFAPSPTGRLHLGNARSALLGWLQARAAGGQFLLRVEDLDRARCRPQYVDDLMRDLEWLGLTWDEPLLFQSARDDVYRDAQARLERAGLVYPCFCTRAEIARAASAPHGLSDEGPRYPGTCSRLTAAEISERSRTRAPAWRFRAWPGEVRFVDGLQGPYAQDVETVVGDFVVRRNDGVASYQLAVVVDDAATAITHVLRGEDLLSSTPRQLQLYAALQLTPPEFFHVPLVLGEDGKRLAKREGAFALAELRERGLPAERVLGLLAAWSGLGDGSPTSLEELVRRFRPEALPRTPVVAQERTLVTALGLD
- a CDS encoding sensor histidine kinase; the encoded protein is MTQETALKSPSGDASQTQATGGGGAETTPEELLQFITRLATNEPHVRCRVGTGTLGPVAQALNDLAGLLEARRLSSVEKFGIEALVEQSQNMMMTADASERIRFVNFTIPGLTYEQVLGRSVYDFILPADHERCRAIFRKVLETGVPDAYDIGSYAETGPQWYVVRVGPIRDAGRIVGFTMITTDVTSLKTTQLQLEQSNRELAQSNRELESFASVASHDLQEPLRKIQSFGERLKSSAAGALSPEAMDYLERMQSAATRMRRLIDDLLAFARVTSKAQPFTRVDLGTIAREVLSDLEVAIEQSKATVTVGELPALEADPTQMRQLLQNLVSNALKFRREDTPPRISIEATQNPETRRCELQVRDNGIGFEEKHAEKIFALFQRLHGRGKYEGTGLGLAICRKIAERHGGTIVARSAPGSGSTFTVSLPLVHSPRPA
- a CDS encoding FAD-dependent oxidoreductase, yielding MLQWDHRADVVVVGTGAAACAAAAAAVDRGASVVMLEAADAPGGTTRRSGGAYWIPNNSLMRAHGFGDPRADALKLMARLAYPSLYDPAQPRLGLPRLQYELLATFYDNASPAIDRLTQLGALDPIILPNYGYSPNPVTDPDYFAELPENRAPYGRVLTAKSPPGSTEFPGLYLSEGMLSHLRGRGVPILLRYRVTDVVCNRQGEVIGVQAENTGRTKFIRGRRGVIFGSGGFAHDRDKMRSYQRGPIFGSCSVPTGTGAFVDIGAQAGAELGNLANGFYYQAALEDAAAHEGYVVRPDAHVFFPYGDSTLLVNKYGHRVVNEKSPYHVRTQSHFDWRQTEYPNLVQFMIWDQWTANEPTPWPWRGIVPFPGQASPLVFQAATLEQLAQRISERLDAMRGVRFLSSAIVPFVRLAPDFVPSLRATIQRFNGFATTGVDLDFHRGETPVERAWQGPSRSTTGNRTMYPLTLNGPYYCAILGPATLDTCGGPVIGTDARVLRPNGTPIPGLFGAGNCIASPTGQAYWGAGGTIGPALTFGFIAGRNAAAHPPLAD